GCTCTATACGATGCTTCGTTTCCTCAACTCTCCAGACCGCTGCATAATAACCCTTGAGGACCCGGTCGAGTACTCTTTGGCGGGAATTACCCAAATTCAGATGAACCCGCGGATCGGGCTAACTTTTTCCGATGGTCTCAGGGCGGTGTTTCGTCAGGACCCGGACATCATCATGGTGGGGGAAATAAGGGACACCGAAACTGCGCACCTCGCGGTTCAGGCGGCAATGACCGGTCACCTGGTACTGTCAACCCTCCATACCAACACCGCCGTAGGCAGCATAACGAGATTGTTGGACATGGGAATAGAGCCATACCTCATTTGTTCTTCCTTGAGAGGGGTTGTGGCCCAGAGGCTGGTGCGGATGATTTGTTCTCTGTGTGCCGAAGAATACCTCTTGGATGAGTTTACTGCGGTCAGGATCGGCATGCCGGAATTGACAGGAAAGCGGTTTCGTCGGGGACGCGGTTGTCACTCTTGCCGCATGACCGGTTATCAAGGTAGGGTGGCAGTGCAGGAGGTGCTGGTCTTAAACCACGACTTGCGGGGTATGGTTATGAGTGATTCGTTTACAGAGGAGGAGATGGAGACTGCTGCCCGGGAACAAGGAATGACAACCCTGCTGGAAGATGGTATAAGGAAGGCGCGAGAAGGGTTGACCAGCTTGGATGAGGTCATGAGGGTGGTTTACCTTGGAAATTGAACACAGGAAAACCGCGTTGGGATGCAGGTCGGGTCGCGGTAAGACCGGGTGCAGGTTTTCGCGAGACCAAGGGGCAGTTCTTGTGGTTACACTGGTCCTGGTTTTAGTCCTTCTGGTTCTGGGAAGCGCGGTTACCAACATCGTGTTTTGTGAAAAAATGATGGCTAGCTATCACTTGGCCTCGCAACAGGCTTTAATGTTGGCTGATAGTGGGATAGAGAGAGCACGAGCTGGGTTGGCCCGCGACGTTTCAGCCATATTGACCGAGCACAGTTTTGGCATGCAATTAGGCCAAGGTACGGTTTCGGTTGTAATTACCGCTCCTAACGGAAACGGTATGATAGAAGCACGCTCCCAGGCTGTCCTGAATAACGGGGCCAAAAAAACTATGACTGCGGAATTCGGTATTAGCCCTTATGTGGGGCTCTCAGCCAAACGGGTTGCTGTATCCGGAAGCGGTCTTTGTACCGTGCAGGGAAATGCCGCCGTTCAACAGGCGGAAGGAATGTACCAGCAGGTAGGAAACAGATACACGGGATTCGCGGTTTTGCACATCGACATAAACACTTTCAAGCAACTAGCTCAGATGTGCCCTGACGAGTGGCAGGTTTATTCTGGGCCCAAGGTATTGACAGCGGATGATTTTGCATTTTGCAGCAACGTTCTAGTTAACGGTGACGTGATCCTGGACAACAGTATAAGGGCGTGTCCTGAAGGTAGTTTATTGGTTTCGACCGGATCGGTTACTGTTTGCCCAGCACAGGAAGAAGGGAACAGCACTTTCGGTTTGAGTATCATCTGTGCCCGAGATTTGTCAATCTCGGCTAACCAAGACGCGGTTTTGATCCCTAGCGGTTATCTCCATTCAAACACAAAGATAGCTTTTGACGTGGGAACCGCAGAGGGACCGCTGACCTTTGACGGCGTGATCGCGGCCGATGAAGTAACGGTCAACACCAACGGTGAGTTTGTTATCAGGGAGGAAAGAAGCGTTTTGTTGGCTAACGAAGTCTTAAAAGACACTGTACTCGGAAGCATGGTATCGTACCAGGAGGTCGCTGTATAGGGTAATGAAATGGTTGAGGGGTCGGTCGAGCGGGGTGGGGCTTGACCTGGGGAGCGAAAGTATAAAAGTAGTGCAGTTGAAGAGAGCGGGGGGAAGGTGCGTCATAGAGGCTTGGGGTAGGGGACCGGTTCCCCCCGGAACAGTCGACCGGGGATTGATCAGGGACAAGGGCGCGATTGCGGCGGCCATACGGAGGCTGCTTGAGGAAAAAGGGATTAGGAGCCGCAGGGTGGTTACGGCCGTACCCGCTTCGTTTTGCTATATCAAATGCTTGGTTTTACCTTCTCTGGGGATCAGAGAGCTGAAGCAGGCGGCAAATTTACAGATAAAGAATTCCCTTCCTTGGCCGAGGGAAGATGCGGTCGTGGATGTGGCGGTGTATGGGCGATCTCCAGACGGCCGGGAAACAGAAGTGCTGGCGGTGGGAGTGAAAAAATCGATAGTGCTGGATTTGAATCAGACCCTCCAGGAAGCTGGTCTCACCCCGGTGGTGGTTGAGATTCAACCGTTGTCTGCCTATCGTTTGTTGCATTCTCAGTGCGATAGCGGGGGGACCTTGCTGGTTGATTTAGGGGCGAGCGGAGTTCAGTTCGCCTATTTCGCTTATGGAAGGCTACAACTGGTTAGGAGCTTAGCCCTGGGTTACGTCGAGTATCAAAGACAGCCAGTGGTAGAGGATGTAGCTAGGGAAATACATAGAACCCTCGAATACGCTCAGGTACAGAAGGTTATGGTTGAGCCCACTCGGGTGGTGATTACCGGAGGCGGAGCCGAGAGAGAAGGGATGGGGGAAAAGCTCCAATCACTGTTACCCTACTGGCAGATTTCGGATGCATTGTCGCTGACGGGTTTTCCGGCAATATCAGAATCAGTCGCTCTACCTGGGCCATCATACTTGCCCGCTCTGGGGATGGCGTGGAGGGAGGCAATGGTTTAAGTGGAGACGGATGCGCGCATAAACTTGTTAGCTTCGCCGCTAAAAACACGTTTATGGACCAACACATGGTTTTGGACGGCTTTGATGGTGGTGGTAGCTTACGGTGTCATGATCGCGATGGGGTACAGTATTTACCAGACCAGGCAGCAGGCCCAGGAGCGCAATGCACTCTTATTGGAGAGCATTAGGCGCCAAGAAAACGTTTCGCTCGTCGTGCCCGATATAGCGGCCTCGCAAAAAGTGGTGAAGGAAAAGGCCTTAAAAATCAGGAAACTGGAAGAGAGCCGCGTATTGATGACCGAAGTTTTGCTTAGGGTTGAAAAGCTGCTGCCTGCCGGCACGTGCCTTTCTGAGCTTTCAATCGACGAAAATAGCGTGGCTGTGAAGGGACTGGGGCCAGGCTATGCGGCCGTTGCTCAGGTTCTAAAAGGACTTACTGAACAATCGTTTTTTAAAGAAGCAGAGCTGGTGAGGTGCGAAGAAACGGAGGACGGTGGAGTGAGTTTTCATATCCAGGTGCAACTGAGCAGTTCTATTCGGGAGAGCGATCGCTGAGCATGGGTATAAGTAGGATCAAGGAATTTTCTGTACTGGTAATAGTAGTAGTGTCTTGGATTTTATTCTATAATTGTTTCTACCAGCCGCTACGGGAAGAGACGGCAAAAATTGAGATATGCAACGCCGGGCTGCAGAAAGAATTAGAAAAGACAAAGGCCGGGTCTGACAAACCGTCAAGCCTTCAAGCTACAAGAACCCAATTAGCAGCACTTGGCCAGGAGAACGATGCCCAGGTGCCTCATGAGCCAGGGAGGGACGAGTTACTGCTGTACCTTACTGAATTGGCACGGGCTAGCGGCATCCGACTGTCGAAAGTGGAACGTGTAACCCATGTTTCTGGTAAAGAGGAGCCCTTCCCCAGCTACGCGTTGAGATGCCGGCTAGAGGGAAAATACGAAGACTTGTGGTCGTTTTTGCAAGGTGTGGAAACGGGCAAACGATTTTTGTCGGTCGAAAAAATCAGGCTGTACCAGCAAGTGGAAGCTAATTCTCGAAGACTGAACCTTGCGCCAAGCGTGGCTGAACGGGAACTGGTGCCGTCACCGGGGAGCACTGACCAGGGAGAGCAGACGGATGAAAGTCTACTAAAGGAAAATTATGGTCTCATGGTGTGCGAATGCACTATAGTCGTGTATTTTGATCCTTCTTTGCAAAAACTAAATCAGCGTTAGTCTGCGCCTGATTATAGATATTCATTAGTGGCTACGGGTCTACAATACGACGAGAGGAGCAAAGAGGCGTCATGATTGACCGAGAGCTGGTGCAAAAGGTCTTACGGGCGGTGATGAGCCGTGGGGTTGAGTTTGCGGAACTGTATGTTGAGAACCGGGCGGTTACTAGCGTTTTTTGCGAGGACAACAAGATCGAGCGCGTGCATAGCGGGAGCGAGAAGGGAGCGGGGATTAGGGTTATCAGCCAAGGCAACACCGCCTACGCTTTTACTAATGATCTGAGCGAACAAAGCCTTATAAGCGCGGCTTCTGTAGCAGCCCACGTGGTGAAGAACGCGAGCGAAAAGACGGATGTATCGCTTGACTTTAAGGTATTGAAGCCAGATTTTAGGCTGGCGATTGTTCGACGTCCGTCAGCAGTGGGGTTTGATTTCAAGATGGAGCAGGTCCTGGCTGCCAACGAAGCGGCACGGGAGCTGGGTTCCAACGTCAAACAGGTGACGGTCGGTTTGGCCGACATTGAACGAAATGTACTGATCGTCAACTCTGAAGGTGACTGGGTGGAGGACGAAACTGCCAGGGTGCGTTTCGTGGTCAATGTAGTGGCGGCGAGAAACGGGCTGATTCAGACCGGGTACGAAGCCCTGGGCGCGGTCAAGGGCTGGGAACTACTTGAGGAAAAGTCTGCAACCGAGGTGGCTCGAAAAGCAGCCAAACGTGCTCTTCTGATGCTAGAGGCACGGCCATGCCCGGCGGGAAGGATGCCGGTTGTCATGTCCTCCGAAGCCGGTGGGACGATGGTGCATGAGGCTTGTGGACATGGATTGGAAGCCGACTTGGTGCAGAAAGGGTTGTCGGTATACCGGGGCAAATTAGGGCAAAAGGTGGCTTCAGAATGCGTCAGCGTTATCGACGACGCTACTTTGCCGGGTAACTACGGCAGTTTTTGCTTTGATGATGAAGGGGTAAAAGCCGTTCGCAAGGTGTTGATTGACCGCGGGGTTTTGGTCGAATACATGTATGATCGGCTAACCGCGAGAAAGGAGAACCGCCAGTCGACCGGCAACGGGCGCAGGGAGTCGTATCAATACAAACCGATCCCTCGCATGACCAACACATTTATAGCCCCCGGCCGCGATGATCCCGAATCGATAGTAAAGAGCACTTCTCGAGGTCTTTTAGTCCGCAAAATGGGCGGCGGACAGGTAAACACTACCAACGGAGATTTTGTTTTTGAGGTTCAGGAAGGTTATATCATCGAAAACGGAGAGATAAAATACCCGGTTCGCGGGGCCACGCTTATCGGCAACGGGCCGGAGGCCCTCAATAACATCGATATGGTTGGATCAGACCTAGAGTTTGCCATCGGGCAGTGCGGTAAGGATGGGCAGGGGGTACCGGTTTCCGATGCCCAACCTACCATTCGTATCCGTGAATTGACGGTTGGAGGAACAGCTCTATAAAAAGGTCTAAGGCAGAAAAAGGTGGTGCGCTGATGCGGGACGAGTTGGTGAAGACAGGAGAACAGGTCGTGGAGATGGCCAGACAAAAAGGGGTAGAGGCGGAGGCGTTTCTGTTCTATAACCGGGAACTGGGCATAGAGGTGGCACAAGGAACAGTCGAGACCCTGGCAGAAGCAGAAGAATTAGGGATAGGAGTTAGGGTTATCAAAGAAGGCAGGGTAGGGTTCGCTTACAGCACGGATCTCGGTCCAGAGGCTTTGAACCAGCTTCTGGACCGGGCTGTCGAAAGTTCTAAATTTACCGCGAGCGATGAAAACAACAGCCTGCCGGCAGGACGATACCAGTACCCGGAGCTCAATGTATACGATCCCGAAGTGCGCCGGGTTAACGTTGAGGAGAAGATTCAGATGGCCCGGGATCTGGAATCGGCGGCACTTGCTTACGATCGCAGAATCAAGGTCATTGAAAAAGCAGCTTACGAAGATTCCGAGTTTGCTCTAGCCGTCTTTAATACCAACGGAATCAAAGCTTTTGAAAGGGGGGCTTTTTGTACCCTGTACGCTTACCTGGTGGCAGAAGAAGAGGGAGATGCCCAGACCGGCTTTGGGTATGCTGCTGCTAGGCGGGTAAAAGAACTAGATCCGGCCCGGGTGGGAAGGGAAGCGGCGCATAACGCGGTGCGCATGCTGGGGGCGAAAACGATAACTTCTAGATCGGTACCGTGTATATTTGAACCCTACGTTGTTACTAGCTTTCTAGGAGTTCTGGTTAACTCGGTCAACGCGGATTCCGTGCAGAAAGGCAAGTCTTTCCTGGCTGGCAAAATCGGACAAACAGTAGCTGCCGGCAATTTTACTCTTGTCGATGACGGAACTTCACCGCAAGGAATAGCCAGTTTCCCGTTCGACGGGGAAGGAGTTGCCACCCAACGGACGGTCTTGATCGATCGTGGAATACTGAAAGGGTTTTTGTACGATACCTACACTGCCAATAAAGCGAATACCAAGTCGACCGGGAACGGGGTCAGGGGATCGTTTCGCAGCCTGCCCGGGGTAGGTATCACCAATTTATTTGTTCTTCCGGGTGTGAGCAGACCCGAACAGCTGATAAAAGAGGTATCTCAAGGGCTCTTCGTGACGGAAGTTATGGGAATACACACCGCGAATCCGATTTCGGGAGATTTTTCAGTCGGAGCTGCGGGCATCCTGATTGAAAACGGGGAACTGACCAGACCAGTGCGAAGCATTACTATTGCCGGTAATTTACAGGAGTTTTTGCAGGGAGTGGAGGGCGTAGGAGAAGACCTCCGTTTCTTTGGCGGGATTGGAGCGCCTACCTTGAGAGTGAAGGGCTTGAGCATCGCGGGGGAATAAGATGATGAAGACCATTTTGGTAATAAACGGACCTAACTTAAACCTTTTAGGAAGCCGGGAGCCGGAGCTATACGGAAACGTGACTTTGGAAGAGTTGAACCGAGAGCTGGAGACTGTCGCCCGGAAATGGGGGGTAAACATAGAGTTTTACCAATCCAATCACGAAGGCGAGCTTATAGATTGCATTCATGCAGCCAAAGGGAAAGCCGATTTTCTCATCTTGAATGCCGGAGCTTTGACCCATTATAGTATAGCCCTGCATGATGCCTTGAAGGCCGTGCGGCTGCCGGTTATCGAAGTACACCTGACCAATCCTTACGCCCGTGAAGAATTTCGCCACCGGTCTTTAGTAGCACCGGTCGCCCTGGGGGGTGTCTTCGGGCTGGGAACCTTGAGTTACCGTTTAGCGGTCGAGGCGGCATGTTCTATACTGCGAGAACGAGGCGCGGATTAACACTTGATATTTGACGCTGATTTACGTTGATAGAATTCGAAGCGATTATTACTATGTAAAAGTCTCAATAGTATGAGGCTTCAAAAAAACGAATAATATGGTGATTTCACTGCGAAAACCCCTTCAGGCTGGCCGGTGCTTGTCTGTTTGCCCGTATGTAGCGCTAGGACCAATAATAGCCATAATATGTTAGGTTAAGACTATATGGTTTACCCTTTTCGCAGTGAAATCACGTATGATTATGTTTTTTAAAAAATCTGCGTAAATCAGCGTCTAAATCATATGGCGAGACGATGAGTTTCGTTTCTTCGGCGTGGGATAAGATAGTTAGGTAAAAATATCGGTCAGGATGGGGGGTGTCGGACAGAGGGTGGCTGTAGAAGGTTTGGGCAGGGTAGAGCGGCTAAGACGGTTGATGGAACGCCAAGGAATAGAAGCGATGGTGGTCACCAAAAGGGAAAACTGTCTTTACCTTTCCGGTTTTACTGGTACAGACGGCTTAGTTTTGGTTACCGGAGACAGGGTATACTTAGTAACCGATCGAAGATATACTGAGCAGGCGACGGTCGAGTGCCGGGGTTGGGAGGTAGTCGAGGCAGAATCCGATTACTTGCGGGTGATAGGGGAGCTGGCTCGAGGTCTCGGGCGGGTTGGATTTGAGAGCCGGCACCTTACTTATGATCAGTACCTACGACTGCGTAAAGAAATCGGCGATAGACTACAACCGCAAAGCGGGCTGGTCGAAGAGTTGCGGAAGGTGAAAGATGAGTCGGAGATAGCTTACATTGCCGAGGCTATCAGGATCGGTGACTGGGCATTCGAGAACCTGATTGCTAACATTGGGCCAGGTTGGGCAGAACGAGATATTGCTTGGGAAATGGTGAGGCTTCTGCGCCGCGGAGGCTGTACAAAGGAAGCTTTCGATATCATCGCGGTTTCCGGGCGCCGGGCTTCGCTGCCTCACGGTCAACCTACCGACAACCGCATCGAACCGGGCGACATGTTGACCTTGGATTTTGGTGGTTTTTACTCGGGTTATGCTGGAGATACCACCCGCACGGTGGCTATTGAAACGGTTTCTAATCGCCTACGCGAGGTGTATTATCGGGTTTTGGAGGCCCAGGTTGCGGCCATAGAGACGGTGAGGGCTGGCGTAGCGTGCCGAGAAGTTGATAGAGCGGCCCGTTCATATCTTGAAAAATACGGATTAGGGCCGCATTTTGTCCATTCTACCGGCCACGGTTTGGGCTTGGAAGTGCACGAGGAACCGGCGGTCAGTTCGAAGAGTGAGGAAATCCTGGCCGAGAACATGGTTGTAACGATTGAGCCGGGGGTTTATATCCCCGGTTGGGGAGGAGTTAGGATTGAGGATGTCGTAATAGTAAAAGAAACAGGTTGTGAAGTTTTGACCAAAGCAGAAAAGGAGTTGCTTATTATTCAGTAGGAGGGGAAGGGCTTGATCTCTGTTAATGATTTCAGGACTGGATTGACCATCGAAGTAGAGGGCGATGTTTGGCAGGTGGTAGAATTCCAGCACGTTAAGCCCGGCAAAGGAGCTGCTTTTGTTAGGGCCAAGATGAAGAACATCCGGTCAGGAGCGGTCATAGAGCGGACTTTTCGAGCCGGAGAAAAGGTGCCGCGAGCCCGTCTAGACAAGAGAGAAATGCAGTACTTGTATAACGACGGTGAGGACTATATTTTTATGGATACCCAAAGCTACGACCAGATATCGCTTAGTAAGGACCAAATTGGCGACGGGATCAAGTACCTCAAGGAGCAGATGGTAATTCAGGTGTTACTTTATCAGGGACAGATCTTGGGGGTAGAAATGCCCAACTTTGTTGAATTAGAGGTCGTGGAAACAGAGCCTGGAATCAAGGGCGATACTGCCACCGGTGGGACCAAGTCAGCAGTACTCGAAACCGGGGCCACGGTTCAGGTTCCTCTTTTTGTGAATGTCGGGGATCGGGTCAGGATCGACACCAGAACCGGAGAGTATATTGAACGCGTTTGAAATAAAACCCCCTTTGGAGCGGAATAATACTATATAAATGAGTTGTGACCTGGTCCCGGAGGCAGAGATCAGGTGCGAGAAGGGGGATCGTGTTTGAAAAACTTGTCAGAAAGGATTAGCTATTTGAAAGGGTTGAGCGAAGGCATAAACGTGGCCGAGCTTGGCCCGCAGGGCAAGATTATGAACGGCATATTGGACGTGCTGGAGGGGGTAATAGACGACATTTGTGTTTTGCGGACGGAAATGGAGGAGTTTAAGGAGTATGTCCAAAGCATTGATGATGACCTGAACCTGCTGGAAGAAGACATATACGGCGACGATTACATCTATATGACCTGCAAGAAGTGCGGAGAAGAGGTGTACTTCGATGCCGACGTTTTGGAAGATGACGACGTTATTGAGATCATATGTCCCAAGTGCAACGAGGTTGTTTTCGTCAACGATGGTTCCTTTGACTTTGAACCCTCGGTGATGGAAAGCGGGATCGAGGGGGAGAACAGTCCGAGTCCAGACGGCCGGAATTCTGGATCTGCGGGTAATTAGAACTTTCCCAACTGGGTACGGATGAAGGATAGTCAGGTTCACGTTGGGAAGCTTTGAAAAGCTGTATGAAGTATGAGTGATTAGATCCGAAAGTACCACTACATTGTGGGTAGTGGTACTTTTTGTTTTTGAAAACCAGCAGGGAATGGGCGAGCAAGGGCGAATACTTCATATAGGGCTGGTATTTACCGGAATTAGCACGATAGCACGCATTATTTGTCAAGGGACAGGTGGATTGTTGTGAATAGATCGAAAACTGACATTGAACTATGCCGGCTGCCGCAGGGTGACCGGAGATGACAAAAACACATTGGTTTGAGGGGAGCAACGTTGCTGAAGCTATCGCCAAGGCGGAGAGTGCTTTGAAGATATCCCGGGATAGGATGGAAATCGAGGTGATAAATAAGGGAAGTCGTGGGTTCCTCGGCTTCGGTCGTGCTCCGGCTGTGATAAAGGTGAAAATTATTGACCAGGAAAGAGACGGGATAGATGACGACGAGCGGGTCCTAGAAGCCCTGGTACTTGATTTGGCAAGAGAGGCGACAGAGGACCGAGACGGCTTGGTAGGGGTAAAGGACGGAACAATAGTCGTTATTCCTCCTAGGGGTAACGGGCGTTATCCGACTGTTGCGCCGTGCCCCCAAATCAAGCTGAGAATTAACGGAATAACGCATACCAAGAGAACCGTAGTAACCGACAAGGACGAGATCGTATGTGAGGTAATTGCCCCGGAAGATCAGAGACTATACGAGATCGAGATTTCTAAAGACGGTCTGTGTGCCTATCTTACTGTATATCCTCCAGTCAGGAAGGTTAGAAGGCTTCGGGACGCGGAACCGGCAGCTGAGCTCGAGCTAGCGGTGGAAGAGTTTGAAGAGCCTTTACGTCCTCTGTCTGTCGACGAAGTGCTGCAGGCCCTGCGAGAAAAAGGAGTAGTATACGGGGTGGATGAGGAGAAAGTGAGGACAGCGGTGCTTAAAGCTAATGGGCTGCGTGTGGCCGTAGCTTTCGGCAGGCCTGCGGTACCTAGTAAGGACGGATACCTTGATCTAGTTTATGAGCGGCATACAGACACAACCGCAGCAAAGGATGAACAAAAAGTTGATTTTCGAGAACTGAACATTTTCGAGTCGGTGAAGGCGGGCGAGGTAGTGGCCAGAATAGTAGAACCGGTTCAGGGGCAGCCGGGGATGACGGTGACGGGGAAAGAGATAGAAGTTAAATTGCCTAGAGCCGCTCATTTTAGAGTTGGAAAAGGAGTTAGGCAGGTTGATGACCGATTGGTGGCAACGATAAGCGGGAGGCCCAAGGTCACGGGAAACCTGGTCGAAGTCTTGCCATTGTTATTGATTGAAGGCGATGTTGATATCAGTACGGGTAACATCAGGTTTTCGGGCGACGTCTTGATTAAAGGCAACGTTACTTCGGGCATGACTGTAAGCGCAGAGGGTATGATCAAGGTCCTGGGCATCGTAGAAAAAGCTCGGGTCACGGCTAGAGACGGGGTGGTTTGCCTGGATTCAGTAGTAAACTCAAGGGTACAGGCTGGGGGCGAGACGGCCGAGCTTAGCAAAGTGTTGCCTATGGCTAAACGCATCCTCCATGACCTGGAGATAGTCGAAGACGCTGTTTGTCAAATTAACCTGCGCCTCCAATGGCGGGGAAAACAACCGGTTGCAGCTGGGAGGATAGTAGAAGTACTGCTGGAAAGGAAGCTGCGAGATCTCCCACGCATGGCCAAAGAGTTGCTCGAAGTGTGCGAAGAGAAGGGGCTTAGTCTGGAAGAGACTGAAGTCAACATGTTCAAATCGATAACAAATATGGTGCTTCATCCGGTGTCGAGTGTTGCTGTTCCCGGCAATCATAACGTGTCTGAATTGGTAAACAATCTAAAAGACTGGATATCAAACGCAGAATCCCGGATGAAGAGAAAATCCGAGGTCTATCTTCGGTATGCCTTGAACAGCGAGGTTTATGCTACGGGCTCGATAACTGTAGACGGCCAAGGGTGTTTCAACACCTTGCTCTCATCGGCTGAACGGGTTACCGTAAAGGGAACGCCTGGGGTATTCAGGGGAGGGCAGATAATCGCGGCTAACGACGTCTACGTGAGAGAACTGGGCTCTGAAGTAGGGGCTTTGACCAGGGTTAATGTAACGGAGAATCGCAGGGTTGTCTGCGAGCGCGTGTTGGGTAATGTTCTTATTGGAATTGGAAGACATTCGGTAAGAATAGATGAGCCTCGCGAGGGCCTGGTGGTCTGGATGGATGAGGAACGCAGGATAAGGATGAGGTGAGATGGTGCGGCTTGTAGTATGGCAGAATCGAGGAGTTGTTAACAACGATTTACTGAAAGCTTTGGCCTCACAGTCTGAATTACGCGTAGTCGAGCGTCATCCTCAGGTAAATGAGGTCGATATGGACGAAATCTTTATCGGTTGTTATAAAGATTCAGATGAAGTGAAGGCTTACGAGCAGTATATCATGTCTTTGGCAAGGCAGGCTGCTGGGGTGATAGTTGTGGTTCCTAGGCCTTGGGAACTGGAAGAGAAGATGTGGTCTTATTCGTGGCAACATCGGCTTTACCTGAGTGACCTCGTGCCTCCCGCTGGTTTTGGACGTATCATAAGGTATACTGTCGATATGTTTAGGGCAGCACAACAGAGTGAATTCCTCAACAAATTGTATTTTCTTATGTTGCTTGCCAAGATACACAGCGAAAGAGAAGATTGGGACAATGTGTTCAAGGGAATACTCAGCGTACTAGTCTCGGAGTCGCAGGCGAGAAGAGGTTTATTGCTGGTATGGGAAGGCGCAAATGTGAGGGTAATAGCCAGTGAAGGTTTTGCTGCAACCGATGACATGGTACAGGGCTTTATGAATTCTCTTTCGGACAAAGACGTGGCAAAAACAAGCGATGAATGCTTGTACTGGTTTGAGGAGTTGGTCAGGGGTATGGGATACAGTTGTCGGCAAGAAGATCTACATATGTTTCTTCTTAGGGCCAGGGGACAAGAGATTGGCTGGCTTTGTTTGCACGGTTCCATGAATGAGATGGAGCTAAATGCCGTCAATGGAGTTTGCGATTATTTAGCTTCGCTACTCTACATATATGAACTGGAGAATGGGTATGGGGGCAACATTGCAACATGGAAGGATAGCGAGAAATCAGGGGATATGCCGGGCAACGGAGTGTGAATCCCCGGGGGATCCAACACTATTTCAAACGGCTCTGTCGGTTCAAACTGGCAGAGCCGTTTTAGTTTGCCCGTGTTTCTGTAGCTGTTGATTGCCTGTGCCAGCCAGGTATTCCAGTGTTTCTTCTGTTTGGCATAATTTCACCCTTAAGCCAATAAGTATTAAATACGAGAGGTGAGTTGTGCTTGGCGAAGATTGAGGACAAGATACGCGGACAAATAATTCTATATTTGTCGGGGCCGATAAAGGAGATAGTAGGGGCGCTGCCCGCAGAAAGGCTAAGGAAATTGGAAGAGATACGATTGAGGGTTGAACGTCCTTTACTGGTCAGGTTGGGAGATGAGGAGTATGCTGTCAAAGTCACAGGCGAACTCACCAAGCAGTATAACCTCGGATACACGGTAGGAGAAGAAGACCTGGAGCGTACCTTGGCCTCCGTTAGCCAGAGTTCGATCTATGCCCTGGAAGAAGAATTAAAGCGAGGGTTTATCACCTTGAGGGGTGGACACCGGGTTGGTCTGGCGGGGAGAGTGGTGCTGGCCCAGGGAGAGATTAAAACGATGCGGGATTTTTCGGGGCTGGCGTTCAGGGTGGCGCGAGAGATGGTAGGTTGCGCCGAGCCGATAGCAAGCCGTTTGATTGTAACCGGGCGCAGGATATTAAATACCCTTATTGTTTCCCCGCCTCGCTGCGGCAAGACCACTTTGTTACGGGATTTGACCAGGTTGTATTCGGACGGGCCGGCCAATCTCAACGTGGTCGTGATCGACGAGCGTTCAGAAATAGCAGCCTGTTACCAGGGAATTCCACAGCTCAACGTCGGAAACCGCACCGATGTGCTGGATGGTTGTCCCAAAGCATTGGGGATGATGATGGCGGTAAGATCGCTTTCGCCTCACCTCGTCGTGGTGGACGAAATCGGACGCCCG
The sequence above is drawn from the Syntrophothermus lipocalidus DSM 12680 genome and encodes:
- the spoIIIAA gene encoding stage III sporulation protein AA, producing the protein MAKIEDKIRGQIILYLSGPIKEIVGALPAERLRKLEEIRLRVERPLLVRLGDEEYAVKVTGELTKQYNLGYTVGEEDLERTLASVSQSSIYALEEELKRGFITLRGGHRVGLAGRVVLAQGEIKTMRDFSGLAFRVAREMVGCAEPIASRLIVTGRRILNTLIVSPPRCGKTTLLRDLTRLYSDGPANLNVVVIDERSEIAACYQGIPQLNVGNRTDVLDGCPKALGMMMAVRSLSPHLVVVDEIGRPADAEALQECVNAGVSVIATAHGTDLEDISRRPIMAGLLASGVFEALVVLSRRKGPGTVEAVYRNPSSGGNSVSKTGHG